The following are from one region of the Salvia hispanica cultivar TCC Black 2014 chromosome 1, UniMelb_Shisp_WGS_1.0, whole genome shotgun sequence genome:
- the LOC125201831 gene encoding HVA22-like protein e — protein sequence MNRFWTLLTYLHSLAGPGVMLLYPLYASVVAIESTSKVDDEQWLAYWILYSFLTLMEMLIQPLLEWIPIWYDLKLGFVAWLVLPQFRGAAFIYEKFVREKLINKYGGGPRQAKGKSKFVDYVATNKGEQEAY from the exons ATGAATCGTTTCTGGACTTTGCTCACCTACCTTCATTCTTTGGCTGG GCCAGGGGTGATGCTACTCTACCCATT aTATGCATCAGTTGTGGCAATTGAGAGCACATCAAAAGTTGATGATGAGCAGTGGCTTGCTTATTGGATTTTGTATTCCTTTCTCACTCTTATGGAAATGCTAATCCAACCTCTTTTGGAATG gATACCGATATGGTACGATTTGAAGCTAGGATTTGTGGCATGGTTGGTTCTACCACAGTTTAGAGGGGCTGCTTTCATATATGAGAAATTTGTTAGAGAAAAGCTCATCAATAAATATGGAGGGGGCCCACGTCAGGCCAAGGGCAAGAGCAAATTTGTAGATTATGTAGCTACAAACAAG GGAGAGCAGGAAGCTTACTAG